A genomic region of Alligator mississippiensis isolate rAllMis1 chromosome 6, rAllMis1, whole genome shotgun sequence contains the following coding sequences:
- the ANKRD1 gene encoding ankyrin repeat domain-containing protein 1, with product MMMLKVEDLVTGKKSNSNETGGFLPEDFKHGEYEATVRLEKQEDLKTLPENLLAQRDLTYKKEKKLEAELKKKKLEERPKLENLQDLEKIIQLKKRKKCKKVKVPILKEPEPEVIIESVDVPTFLKAALENKLPVIEKYLSDKGDPDACDEYKRTALHRACSEGHLEVVKKLVEAGAQFEFQDMLESTAIHWACRGGNLEVLKFLLDKGINRNARDKLLSTPLHVAVRTGRYDCGEHLIACEADLNARDREGDTPMHDAVRLNRYKMIRLLILYGADLNIKNAEGKTPMDLVLQWQNGAKEIFNSLKDKSYKSSQIDTF from the exons GTGACGGGGAAGAAGAGTAACAGCAATGAGACTGGAGGTTTCCTACCAGAAGACTTCAAACATGGAGAGTATGAAGCTACTGTGAGATTAGAGAAACAAGAGGATCTCAAGACACTCCCTGAAAACTTACTGGCCCAAAGAGATCTTACctacaaaaaggagaaaaagctaGAGGCAGAG CTCAAGAAGAAAAAGCTAGAGGAGAGACCAAAACTTGAAAACTTGCAGGATCTAGAAAAAATTATTCagctgaagaaaaggaaaaaatgcaagAAAGTGAAAGTGCCCATTTTAAAGGAACCTGAACCTGAAGTAATT ATAGAATCAGTGGATGTACCAACCTTTTTAAAAGCAGCGCTGGAGAATAAGTTGCCAGTAATTGAAAAATACTTGTCAGATAAAGGGGATCCAGATGCTTGTGACGAG TACAAAAGGACTGCACTACACAGGGCCTGCTCAGAAGGACATCTAGAGGTGGTGAAAAAGCTAGTGGAAGCTGGAGCCCAATTTGAATTCCAAGATATG CTTGAATCTACTGCTATTCACTGGGCATGTCGTGGGGGAAACTTGGAAGTTCTGAAGTTCTTGCTAGACAAAGGAATAAACAGAAATGCTAGAGACAAG CTGCTAAGTACACCTCTGCACGTAGCTGTGAGGACGGGTCGGTATGACTGTGGTGAACACCTTATTGCTTGTGAAGCAGATCTTAATGCCAGAGACAGA GAAGGAGATACACCTATGCATGATGCAGTGAGGCTGAATCGTTATAAAATGATTAGACTCCTGATTCTTTATGGAGCAGATCTAAATATAAAGAATGCT GAAGGAAAAACTCCTATGGATCTTGTACTTCAGTGGCAGAATGGCGCCAAAGAAATATTCAACAGCCTTAAAGACAAATCCTATAAGAGCTCACAAATAGATACAttctga